CCAGCACCATTTTCCACAAATAGCATGTCTCCTCTTCCAAGAAGCTTTTCTGCACCACTGGAATCAATAATCGTACGTGAATCGATCTGCGACGATACGCTAAATGCAATCCGTGTCGGGATATTTGCTTTTATCAGACCTGTGATTACATCTACAGATGGACGCTGTGTTGCCAATAATAAATGTATTCCACATGCTCTTGCTTTTTGAGCGATTCTGCTAATGGAATCCTCGACATCCTGAGGTGACATCATCATTAAGTCAGCAAGCTCATCAATTACAATTACGATAAACGGCATTTTTGCATTGGGGCGCCCCTGTTTGATCACCTTCTGATTATAGCGTTCAATATCTCGCACACCTTCCTCAACGAATTTTTCATAACGCTCTTCCATTTCATTAACTGCCCACTTAAGACTTTGCGTTGCAGCTTTCACATCTGTTATAACGGGTGCAACTAAATGCGGGATACCATTATAAGGTGCAAGCTCGACCATTTTTGGATCAATAAGCAAAAATTTCACATCTTCATGATTTGCTTTGTAGATGAGACTAATTAAAATCGTGTTAATACAAACACTTTTTCCGGAACCTGTAGCTCCTGCAATCAAACCATGTGGCATTTTTTGAATATTTGTCACCTTCGGATTGCCTTCAATTGTTAAACCGAGCGCAATGCTAAGAGGTGATTCACTTTCCTTAAATTCTTCTGTTTCAAAAATGCGCTGCAAGCCTACCATTTCTGCTTTAGGATTCGGCACTTCAATTCCAACCGTATTTTTCCCCGGAATCGGTGCTTCAATACGTATATCTCTTGCAGACATGTTCAACTTCAAATCATCTGAAAGATTTTTAATCTTACTTACCTTAACACCTAGCTCTGGATGTACTTCAAACCTCGTAACTGACGGGCCTTGTGTTGCTTTCACAACACGTGCACGTACATTAAAATATTTTAATGTTTGTTCCAGCAATTGCTGTTGCTCCATTACCCAGATATTGTCATCATTGTTTTTTTCCACCGGATCATTAAGCAAGTGAACAGGAATATCACGTTCAGGCTTAGGCTGTTGCTCGTTGATGATATCAATAACTTCCTGCTCCACTGCTGATTGCTGATGTAAAGTTTCTTTTTCTTGCTCTGTTTCTATTTTTTCAATCGGAGTTATTTGTTGCTTTCTTGCTTCATTACGTTTCCGATCATAAAGCCGCTTTTTGTCTCTTGGAGTCATGATGACATTAAATGGATCAGACGCGCCTCGACTTCTTCTTTCCGATACTTGCTGTGTGCTAATCGGGTTAACCTTTTCTGTTGTTCTTCTTTCCTGCTTCCCTGGATACGTATTTTTCATTTTCACTTCACTTTCAGCAGGTTCCTGTGTGGCTGCAGCCTCTTTTTCAGCCGTAATTACAGGCCTTGTCTCTTCCAATTCAGGAGATGATGCCTTTGTAATTGTTTCAGCCTTTTTGTTTTCTTCTATGGCAGATACTGCAGATTTCCGCCCATGTTCCTCTGTATTTTTGGGGATAAATGCAGGTCTTTCATTACGCTTCCCTTCCTGAATTTGATCC
This region of Oceanobacillus sp. FSL K6-2867 genomic DNA includes:
- a CDS encoding DNA translocase FtsK yields the protein MFDQWKKKLKNIFTEEVEVEVEEVVEIKANHSLHNKESKQVETRMMYQYPERNSFRFPVIPDEPTKETTNRPSKIKADQEKTAPAITKDDKREKRTYEDPIRKDRKVYKKNPDVPFQPTDVPSPIYGYQKRQQENEIENVPAYKRKDQIQEGKRNERPAFIPKNTEEHGRKSAVSAIEENKKAETITKASSPELEETRPVITAEKEAAATQEPAESEVKMKNTYPGKQERRTTEKVNPISTQQVSERRSRGASDPFNVIMTPRDKKRLYDRKRNEARKQQITPIEKIETEQEKETLHQQSAVEQEVIDIINEQQPKPERDIPVHLLNDPVEKNNDDNIWVMEQQQLLEQTLKYFNVRARVVKATQGPSVTRFEVHPELGVKVSKIKNLSDDLKLNMSARDIRIEAPIPGKNTVGIEVPNPKAEMVGLQRIFETEEFKESESPLSIALGLTIEGNPKVTNIQKMPHGLIAGATGSGKSVCINTILISLIYKANHEDVKFLLIDPKMVELAPYNGIPHLVAPVITDVKAATQSLKWAVNEMEERYEKFVEEGVRDIERYNQKVIKQGRPNAKMPFIVIVIDELADLMMMSPQDVEDSISRIAQKARACGIHLLLATQRPSVDVITGLIKANIPTRIAFSVSSQIDSRTIIDSSGAEKLLGRGDMLFVENGAGKSVRLQGPFVSDEEIERVTSYARSIAEPNYLFEQEQLLEQITLDEDADELMDEAIQFVMNHRSASTSLLQRHFKIGYNRAARLIDALEERGIISGQNGSKPREVLVSPSQLDEM